GAGAGAGCGGATACGGATTCTGGCGGCCCCCAGGTTGTTGACCTCGTCGATCTTGAGCACTGTATAGATCTTTCCGGAGCCGGTTAAGATATCATTTACCTGGTCCGTGGTGACGGCATCGAGGCCGCATCCGAAGGAGTTTAACTGGATCAAATCCAGGTTATTCTGCGATTTTACGTAGCTTGCGGCGCGGTAGAGTCTGGTATG
This DNA window, taken from Anaerotignum faecicola, encodes the following:
- a CDS encoding 2-hydroxyacyl-CoA dehydratase, producing HTRLYRAASYVKSQNNLDLIQLNSFGCGLDAVTTDQVNDILTGSGKIYTVLKIDEVNNLGAARIRIRSLIAALRVRDKKHYERKVVSSAYHRITFTKDMKKDYTILCPQMSPIHFDLIEPAIRSFGYQVEV